A portion of the Lolium rigidum isolate FL_2022 chromosome 1, APGP_CSIRO_Lrig_0.1, whole genome shotgun sequence genome contains these proteins:
- the LOC124684781 gene encoding uncharacterized protein LOC124684781, which produces MAGYRRTISFPTPRARTDAAANGKLAAAYRVRSASLPCRFHPLVLQLDDDVAALRLIIGRNPSSSSSSVLNPPPQSASAVSAAAAQVVRVLASLSDLLHHPQAQEPLRRLATTSTPSPLADRLLDDFLRLADAHGTFRESLASLAALQSSTRAALRRGDPARLASAARAQRRAARGLPRLAAAARAVASKPPAALPADLQPETAALAAAVADSAVAVASASAAVFSGVSALSNAAAAARVQVASTPCWITNAQTEPRTSSHQRVWWVADLVRWMSRAKRRSAGRQPTSNDDDASTSSISSTSSTARLRPVARVEPEERARKAALELHDNLERCIASVDASGDKVFRALVNTRVSLLNILSPTF; this is translated from the coding sequence ATGGCCGGGTaccgccgcaccatctccttcCCGACCCCGAGGGCCAGGACGGACGCCGCCGCCAACGGCAAGCTCGCCGCCGCCTACCGCGTCCGCTCCGCCAGCCTCCCCTGCCGCTTCCACCCGCTCGTCCTCCAgctcgacgacgacgtcgccgcgCTACGCCTCATCATCGGCCgcaacccctcctcctcctcctcctccgtcctcaACCCGCCGCCGCAGTCCGCGTCCGCCGTCTCCGCGGCCGCCGCGCAGGTGGTGCGCGTGCTGGCCTCGCTCTCCGACCTACTCCACCACCCACAGGCGCAGGAGCCACTCCGCCGcctcgccaccacctccaccccaTCCCCGCTCGCCGACCGCCTGCTCGACGACTTCCTCCGCCTGGCCGACGCGCACGGCACCTTCCGCGAGTCCCTCGCCTCCCTCGCCGCACTCCAGTCCTCGACACGCGCGGCGCTGCGGCGCGGCGACCCGGCCCGCCTAGCCTCCGCGGCGCGCGCgcagcgccgcgccgcccgcggcctcccgcgcctcgccgccgccgcgcgcgccgtgGCCTCCAAACCCCCCGCAGCGCTCCCGGCGGACCTGCAGCCCGAGACGGCCGCGCTGGCCGCCGCGGTGGCCGACTCGGCCGTGGCcgtcgcgtccgcctccgccgccgtcttCTCCGGCGTCTCCGCCctctccaacgccgccgccgccgcacgcgtcCAGGTCGCCTCCACGCCCTGCTGGATCACCAACGCCCAAACCGAGCCCAGAACGTCTTCCCACCAGCGCGTCTGGTGGGTCGCCGACCTCGTGCGCTGGATGTCCCGCGCCAAGCGCCGGTCCGCCGGGAGGCAACCCACCTCCAACGACGACGACGCGtccacttcatccatttcatccacCTCGTCCACGGCGCGCCTCCGGCCTGTGGCCCGCGTGGAGCCGGAGGAGCGGGCGCGGAAGGCCGCCCTCGAGCTGCACGATAACCTGGAGCGCTGCATCGCCAGCGTCGACGCCAGCGGCGACAAGGTCTTCCGGGCCCTCGTCAACACCAGAGTCTCCCTGCTCAACATCCTCAGCCCAACATTCTGA